The following is a genomic window from Planktothrix sp. FACHB-1365.
CTCTCCCTCAACTTCAAGTTCTGTGCCTTCGATATCTCCTTCCCATAAAAACGCTCTCATCCTAGTTGAAACTGCGTTTTTAGCGAGTGCGGCGAGTTTAATTTGGTTTGTTAATTATTATTTCCCGATGGGGCCAGTGCTGCGGTTATTTTTCTGTTTACCGATGGCACTGTTATATTTACGTTGGGGAAAACGAGCCTCTGTGATGGGGGCTGTAGCTTCATTTTTATTATTATCGGTATTGATGGGGCCGACTCGCAGCATTGTGTTTTTGATTCCCTATGGCTGGTTAGGCGTGGTCTTGGGGGGAATGTGGAAACGGGGTGCCGCTTGGTGGATGTCTATTTCCATTGGGTCTGTGATTGTGGCGATTGGTTTTTTCTTTAAGTATTGGTTACTGTCAATCCTTCTGGGACGAAATTTGTGGGCCTATGGCACTGTCCAAATTGCTTCCCTGGCGGAATGGATTTTTATTAAGTTAGGGATTTTGGCTCAACCCAGTTTAATGTTAGTGCAAGCGATCGCGGTTTTAATGATTTTTATTAATAGTATTGTCTATTTATTTGTGGTTCATCTGGTATCTTTGCTGTTATTAGATCGCCTTAATAGCCCGATTCCTCGCCCGCCGAAATGGGTACAAGTTTTATTAGATTATGAATAAACTGTTGGAACATATTTAAACTTTAACCTTCGGTAACTTGACCATAAAGGTTGTTCCTTTCCCCTCTCCACTTTCAACCTCAAGGGTTCCTTGATGAGCTTCGGTAATACTCTTAGCTAAAAATAATCCTAATCCCCAGCCTGCTTGATCCTCAGCACCAATAGTTCGACGGAATTGTTGAAATAGGATTGATTGAGCTTCTAGGGAAATCGGCTTGCCTTGATTATGGATAGTCAGGTTGACCTGTGTTTCATTGTGCTGGAGGGTAAGTGTAATTGGCGTATTTGGATCACCATATTTCACCGCATTAATGGCTAAGTTTTCAATTACCCGTCGTATTTCTTTGCGACTGCAATAAATCCTGATATCAGCATCACAGACAACAACAAATCGCTCTCCATAAGCGAAGTTCAAATCCTCCACTACTTCCTGAAGGAGTACCTCTAAACTGCATTCTTCAAATTTCATTTTTAAGCTCTGTCCTGACCGTAGCCGACTCGCATCCAGCAGATCTTGAATCATTAAATCTAGACGATTGACTGCACCGAGCATCCTCGCAGCCACATCGATGTGGGTGTCTCCTCGCTCAAGCCGTCGCAGAGTCAATTGAGTTCCCAGTTTGACCACATTCAGCGGCCCTCTGAGGTCGTGAGTTAGCGTCACCATAAATAACTCTTGAATATCTCGCAACGTTTCGGAGAATTGAGTCGCAGCGTCATTAACGGCTTGCTCAATAGAGCCGATAATAATGTCTCGCTCCTCTACTTCTAAAGGTGCTTCTTCTTCTAAAACTTGAAAGATGACTTGACGGAGGATGTGATACTCCAAAATGAGTTGACTCATAGAGTAGTCAGCATACCCTGCCCGTTCATGCCCATGTTGCTTGCAAATCCGAGTGCTTTCTACCTCGTCGGCTGTGATTTGGATAGATGTCCTGACGATTCTGTTTGAGAGTTTATCTACCAGTTGGTTTAAGTACAGAGGTAGGGAATTTTGCAAGACAAGAGAATTTTGATGGGTTGATGCACCGACTTCATCACGAACCCGCTTTTCCCACAGGTGCATAATTCTTTCAGCATTTTGTTTAAGACGCTCAGACACTTGGTTGGACATCGTTTTGGTTGTGGATGAGTGACTGTTGAGAGAACACACACTCTCTTCCTTTTATACGGTGTATTGTGGTAGTACAGCAATGGTTATAAGACCAAAGTGGGAGTTTAAAAACTCAGTGTCTTCAGACCTGAGATGAAAAACGACTCAGGGGGTTTTAACTCCCGTGAATATTCTAACAATTTATGCTTACCTAAAAGTAGGTCGAGACAAGGAGACTTCCATGATAGTTTTAGAATATAAAGTTAAAGGCAAGCCCAATCAATATCAAGCAATTGATCAAGTAATTCGTACCACTCAATTTGTTCGCAATAAAGCGATTAGATACTGGATGGATAATTCCAGAGAATTGAAGATTGACAAGTTTGCCTTAAATAAATATTCAACGACTCTCAGAAAGGAATTCTCGTTTGTTAACGATCTAAATTCAATGGCAGTCCAATCCGCAGCAGAGCGGGGATGGGCTGCCATTAGTCGTTTTTATGACAATTGCCAGAAAAAGATTTCTGGGAAAAAAGGATATCCTAAGTTCCAGAAAGTAGGAATTGAGTCGTTTTATACAGACTCTAATGGATACCAAGAACCTAATCCTAAGTTTTTGAGAAAGATGGAAACGTCTATTAAGAAATCTCAGAGACAAATCTATAAAAAGGTTAAGGGTTCATCAGGTAGACGGAAAGCTAGAAAAGTTTACGCCAAAAAACACTTAAAAGTAAGTCGGCAACGGAATGAACACGCAAAGAGAATTGCACGTAACGTATGCACATCTAACGATGTAGTCGCCTACGTTGGCGTAGCCTGCGCGAAGCGCATAGATTTAAGTGTTAGGAATTTAGTTAAAAACCACTGTTTAGCTAAATCAATTAGCGACGCT
Proteins encoded in this region:
- a CDS encoding DUF2232 domain-containing protein, translating into MSDSSPSRSPACSSESEHQSVASVDCDPLSPSTSSSVPSISPSHKNALILVETAFLASAASLIWFVNYYFPMGPVLRLFFCLPMALLYLRWGKRASVMGAVASFLLLSVLMGPTRSIVFLIPYGWLGVVLGGMWKRGAAWWMSISIGSVIVAIGFFFKYWLLSILLGRNLWAYGTVQIASLAEWIFIKLGILAQPSLMLVQAIAVLMIFINSIVYLFVVHLVSLLLLDRLNSPIPRPPKWVQVLLDYE
- a CDS encoding sensor histidine kinase KdpD gives rise to the protein MSNQVSERLKQNAERIMHLWEKRVRDEVGASTHQNSLVLQNSLPLYLNQLVDKLSNRIVRTSIQITADEVESTRICKQHGHERAGYADYSMSQLILEYHILRQVIFQVLEEEAPLEVEERDIIIGSIEQAVNDAATQFSETLRDIQELFMVTLTHDLRGPLNVVKLGTQLTLRRLERGDTHIDVAARMLGAVNRLDLMIQDLLDASRLRSGQSLKMKFEECSLEVLLQEVVEDLNFAYGERFVVVCDADIRIYCSRKEIRRVIENLAINAVKYGDPNTPITLTLQHNETQVNLTIHNQGKPISLEAQSILFQQFRRTIGAEDQAGWGLGLFLAKSITEAHQGTLEVESGEGKGTTFMVKLPKVKV
- a CDS encoding RNA-guided endonuclease TnpB family protein, which gives rise to MIVLEYKVKGKPNQYQAIDQVIRTTQFVRNKAIRYWMDNSRELKIDKFALNKYSTTLRKEFSFVNDLNSMAVQSAAERGWAAISRFYDNCQKKISGKKGYPKFQKVGIESFYTDSNGYQEPNPKFLRKMETSIKKSQRQIYKKVKGSSGRRKARKVYAKKHLKVSRQRNEHAKRIARNVCTSNDVVAYVGVACAKRIDLSVRNLVKNHCLAKSISDASWYLFRQWIEYFAAKFDKLAIPVPPHYTSQKCSNCGGIVKKSLSTRTHICNCGCELHRDTNAAINILNSAKNREGHSQINATGVGVSTLLGATLVEQILT